The Prionailurus viverrinus isolate Anna chromosome B4, UM_Priviv_1.0, whole genome shotgun sequence genome has a window encoding:
- the RXYLT1 gene encoding ribitol-5-phosphate xylosyltransferase 1 isoform X2, with translation MANRHMKRCSTSLIISFITGPAVVPGYFPVDVNNVVLILNGREKAKVFYATQWLLYAQNLVQTQKLQHLAVVLLGNEHCHNEWISQFLKRNGGFVELLFIIYDSPWINDMDIFQWPLGVATYRNFPVVEASWSMLHNERPYLCNFLGTIYENSSRQALINILKQDGNAKLCWVSAREQWQPQETNESLKNYQDALLQSDLTLCPVGVNTECYRIYEACSYGSVPVVEDIMTAGSCGNTSVNHNAPLQLLKSMDAPFIFIKNWNELPAILEKEKTLMLQEKIQRRKMLLHWYQHFKTELKMRFTNILESSFLMNSKG, from the exons atggccaacagacacatgaaaagatgctcaacatcactcatcattag cttCATCACTGGCCCAGCTGTAGTCCCAGGGTATTTTCCTGTTGATGTGAATAATGTGGTACTCATcctaaatggaagagaaaaagcgAAGGTCTTTTATGCCACCCAGTGGTTACTTTATGCACAAAATTTAGTGCAAACTCAGAAACTCCAGCATCTTGCTGTTGTGTTGCTTGGAAACGAACATTGTCATAATGAATGGATAAGCCAGTTCCTCAAAAGAAATGGAGGCTTTGTGGAGCTGCTTTTCATAATATATGACAGCCCCTGGATTAACGACATGGATATCTTTCAGTGGCCTTTAGGAGTGGCAAC ATATAGGAATTTTCCTGTGGTGGAGGCAAGCTGGTCAATGCTGCATAATGAAAGGCCCTACTTATGTAATTTCTTAGGAACCATTTATGAAAATTCATCCAGACAAGCactaataaacattttgaaacaaGATGGGAATGCTAAGCTTTGTTGGGTTTCAGCAAGAGAACA GTGGCAGCctcaggaaacaaatgaaagccTTAAGAATTATCAAGATGCTTTGCTTCAGAGTGACCTCACATTGTGCCCAGTAGGAGTAAACACAGAATGTTACAGAATATACGAGGCTTGCTCCTATGGCTCTGTTCCTGTGGTAGAAGACATAATGACAGCTGGCAGCTGTGGAAATACGTCTGTTAACCACAACGCTCCTCTGCAGCTACTTAAGTCCATGGACGCTCCCTTTATCTTTATTAAGAACTGGAACGAACTTCCTgctattttagagaaagagaaaactctaATGTTACAAGAAaagattcagagaagaaaaatgttactTCACTGGTATCAGCACTTCAAAACAGAGCTAAAAATgagatttactaatattttagaaagttcatttttaatgaatagtAAAGGGTAA